A single genomic interval of Haloterrigena salifodinae harbors:
- a CDS encoding creatininase family protein: MRLETSSWTDVDEASPTTALLPVGSTEQHGPHAPVGTDTFVARAIANAADRASDAESIVGPTISVGIAPYHGNFPGTCSVSAETFRRYVRDVVESIADSSVETVVFVNGHGGNGETLSHLAREMTAADEIDCEAYLWEWMRAVDEHVGHAGELETAVLLHLRPDDVGDPVAGDAATWADTVDGGVVHQFTDAFSGNGAVGDATDASPEQGERVFETAVNALVSFLERVRPADGDEGRETRESAQS; the protein is encoded by the coding sequence ATGCGACTCGAGACGAGTTCCTGGACCGACGTGGACGAGGCGTCACCGACGACCGCGCTGCTCCCCGTCGGCAGCACGGAACAACACGGCCCGCACGCCCCCGTCGGAACCGATACGTTCGTCGCTCGAGCGATCGCCAACGCGGCCGACCGAGCGAGCGACGCCGAGTCGATCGTCGGCCCGACGATTTCGGTCGGAATCGCCCCCTACCACGGTAACTTTCCGGGGACGTGCTCCGTCTCCGCGGAGACGTTCCGGCGCTACGTCCGCGACGTCGTCGAGTCGATCGCCGACTCGAGCGTCGAGACGGTCGTCTTCGTCAACGGCCACGGCGGCAACGGCGAGACGCTATCCCACCTCGCCCGCGAGATGACCGCGGCAGACGAGATCGACTGCGAGGCGTACCTGTGGGAGTGGATGCGTGCCGTCGACGAGCACGTCGGTCACGCGGGCGAACTCGAGACGGCCGTGTTGCTCCACCTGCGTCCCGACGACGTCGGCGACCCGGTCGCCGGCGACGCGGCGACGTGGGCGGATACGGTCGACGGCGGGGTCGTCCACCAGTTCACCGACGCGTTCAGCGGGAACGGCGCGGTCGGCGACGCGACGGACGCCTCTCCCGAACAGGGAGAACGGGTGTTCGAGACGGCCGTCAATGCGCTCGTCTCGTTCCTCGAGCGGGTTCGGCCCGCTGACGGAGACGAGGGAAGAGAGACGAGAGAGAGCGCCCAGTCGTGA
- a CDS encoding SHOCT domain-containing protein, which yields MDERIRDAIAYDGWLFVAILTLALTSLAGLAGLEALAGVITIVGWFVLTPILLFWGDEVALLLEDDGPTDATRTGEPAADSDPLEELKRRYAAGEIDDAEFERRLERLVAVDELPDDAIGAEAPTETTADEPMADAAAVSEAADEATEPDPLERDRDRERARDR from the coding sequence ATGGACGAGAGGATCAGAGACGCCATCGCCTACGATGGATGGCTGTTCGTAGCGATCCTGACGCTCGCGCTCACGAGCCTCGCCGGACTCGCCGGCCTCGAGGCGCTCGCCGGCGTGATCACGATCGTTGGCTGGTTCGTGCTGACGCCGATCCTGCTGTTCTGGGGCGACGAAGTCGCGCTGTTGCTCGAGGACGACGGGCCGACGGACGCAACGCGTACCGGCGAACCCGCCGCCGATTCGGATCCGCTCGAGGAACTGAAACGCCGCTACGCGGCGGGAGAGATCGACGACGCGGAGTTCGAGCGCCGACTCGAGCGACTCGTGGCCGTCGACGAGCTCCCGGACGACGCAATCGGCGCCGAGGCGCCGACCGAGACGACGGCCGACGAACCGATGGCGGACGCTGCAGCCGTCAGCGAGGCAGCAGACGAAGCAACTGAACCCGACCCGCTCGAGCGAGATCGAGACCGCGAGCGGGCCCGAGACCGCTAG
- the nikC gene encoding nickel transporter permease encodes MSDRETRRRRPTRRLRALLERGRRLVRRRFGRRYRSNGNIRLGGAIVCLLAIVAVVGPMLSPYDPTAQALERRLAGPSLAHPLGTDALGRDVATRLVYGARISLALAVGATLVRLVVGTAVGLLAATGSRLVDAALMRLVDVQLAFPGLVLALVIAGTLGPSVRNVVIALSTVGWASYARVVRSSVLAVKDRPFVESARLCGTPRRRIVTRHLLPNVASPVLVLATLNLGTVVLAAAGLSFLGLGAQPPTAEWGTMIADGRNYLRSAPWLITAPGVAIAVTVIGFNVLGDGLRDVLDPDHVDDADRRRT; translated from the coding sequence ATGAGCGACCGCGAAACGCGGCGTCGCCGACCGACGCGCCGGCTGCGAGCGCTCCTCGAGCGGGGGCGACGCCTCGTTCGGCGCCGGTTCGGCCGCCGATATCGATCGAACGGCAACATTCGGCTCGGCGGCGCAATCGTGTGTCTCCTCGCGATCGTCGCGGTCGTGGGTCCGATGCTGTCTCCCTACGATCCGACGGCCCAGGCGCTCGAGCGGCGCCTCGCGGGGCCGTCGCTCGCCCACCCGCTGGGAACCGACGCGCTCGGGCGCGACGTCGCGACGCGGCTGGTCTACGGCGCCCGGATCTCGCTCGCGCTGGCGGTCGGCGCGACGCTCGTTCGCCTCGTCGTCGGGACGGCGGTCGGCCTGCTCGCGGCGACCGGGAGCCGACTCGTCGACGCCGCGTTGATGCGGCTGGTCGACGTCCAGCTCGCCTTCCCGGGGCTCGTGCTGGCGCTCGTGATCGCCGGGACGCTCGGCCCGAGCGTGCGCAACGTCGTGATCGCGCTCTCGACCGTCGGCTGGGCCTCGTATGCACGCGTCGTGCGCAGCAGCGTCCTCGCGGTCAAGGACCGGCCGTTCGTCGAATCGGCGCGGCTCTGCGGAACGCCCCGGCGACGGATCGTCACGCGGCACCTGCTCCCGAATGTCGCGAGCCCGGTGCTCGTCCTCGCGACGCTCAACCTCGGGACCGTCGTGCTCGCGGCAGCGGGCCTGTCCTTCCTCGGACTGGGCGCACAGCCCCCGACGGCGGAGTGGGGGACCATGATCGCCGACGGCCGCAACTACCTCCGGTCGGCGCCGTGGCTCATCACCGCGCCCGGTGTCGCGATCGCGGTGACCGTTATCGGCTTCAACGTTCTGGGCGACGGGCTGCGGGACGTACTGGATCCTGATCACGTAGACGACGCGGATCGGAGGCGGACCTGA
- a CDS encoding dipeptide ABC transporter ATP-binding protein, producing the protein MNALLEIDDLHVRFRSRAGSEPVRAVDGASFRIEPGEIVGLVGESGCGKSVTARSIVRLEEPGEIVDGSIRFDGRELTTADERTLRRLRGRELATVFQDPSTSLNPVYTVGEQIAEALRVRSDPDRQPFFREVILGASSRLRSRALRPDVLDLMETVGIPRPVERIDDYPHQFSGGMRQRVMLAIALARRPSVLIADEPTTALDTTTQAAILEQLAALNEEREMSVLLISHDLDVVAELCDRLVVMYDGTVVERGPVDDLRSNPAHPYTKALLGCLPRRSRPGARLPAIDGSPSDGSRPQNGCAFADRCSFAREDCYSTAQPTVSVGENHTVACGVPDAREATLEERGANAAEPTTEATGTATTADTALAVDGGADARTGERVRRDDDPTTGTPIVELEAVEKSFRGSDALLDRLFGTDERVPAVDGVSLALQPGETVGLVGESGCGKSTLARLIAGLEEPTDGAVRLHGTAVGGVDARTDDQRAEIGVVFQHPGTSLDPKRTVGESIAEPLIEAGWAATRREDRVDELLSLVDLPLEYADRFPRQLSGGQRQRVAIARALALEPSVLVLDEPTAALDVSTQATILNLLADLRDELGLACLFVSHDLDVVRHVADRVAVMYLGRLVEVGRTERTLSNPTHPYTATLLASLPGDRGDPMPTAVEDRDALAGDPPSPTDPPAGCAFHPRCPVATEECRRREPPLESVGDGASGPCSRCLYAPEWIEAGADPPSDVDAPDPGSDDE; encoded by the coding sequence ATGAACGCACTACTCGAGATCGACGACTTACACGTTCGGTTCCGTTCCCGGGCGGGATCGGAGCCTGTCCGTGCGGTCGACGGCGCATCGTTCCGGATCGAACCCGGCGAGATCGTCGGCCTCGTCGGCGAGAGCGGCTGCGGCAAGTCCGTCACCGCGAGATCGATCGTTCGGCTCGAGGAGCCAGGCGAGATCGTCGACGGGAGCATCCGGTTCGACGGCCGGGAGCTGACGACCGCCGACGAACGGACGCTGCGGCGGCTCCGCGGCCGGGAGCTCGCGACGGTCTTTCAGGACCCCTCGACGTCGCTCAACCCGGTCTACACCGTCGGCGAACAGATCGCCGAGGCGCTGCGCGTACGCAGCGATCCGGACCGGCAGCCGTTTTTCAGGGAGGTGATACTCGGCGCGAGTTCGCGGCTTCGCTCGCGGGCGCTGCGACCGGACGTCCTCGACCTGATGGAAACGGTCGGCATCCCCCGACCGGTGGAGCGAATCGACGACTATCCGCACCAGTTCAGCGGCGGGATGCGCCAGCGAGTGATGCTCGCGATCGCGCTCGCTCGTCGCCCCTCCGTGCTGATCGCCGACGAGCCCACGACGGCGCTGGACACGACGACGCAGGCGGCGATCCTCGAGCAGCTCGCGGCGCTCAACGAGGAACGGGAGATGAGCGTGTTGCTCATCAGCCACGATCTGGACGTCGTCGCGGAGCTGTGCGATCGACTCGTCGTCATGTACGACGGGACCGTCGTCGAACGAGGTCCGGTCGACGACCTGCGGTCGAACCCGGCCCACCCCTACACGAAGGCGCTGCTGGGCTGTCTCCCCCGTCGCTCGAGGCCCGGGGCGCGGTTGCCGGCGATCGACGGCTCGCCGTCGGACGGCTCTCGCCCGCAGAACGGCTGCGCCTTCGCCGATCGCTGCTCGTTCGCGCGGGAGGACTGCTATTCGACCGCGCAGCCGACCGTTTCGGTGGGTGAGAACCACACGGTCGCCTGCGGCGTTCCGGACGCTCGCGAGGCGACGCTCGAGGAGAGGGGTGCGAACGCGGCGGAACCGACGACAGAGGCGACGGGGACGGCGACGACCGCCGATACGGCGCTGGCCGTCGACGGCGGCGCGGACGCGCGGACGGGCGAGCGCGTTCGACGGGATGACGATCCGACGACCGGGACGCCGATCGTCGAACTCGAGGCCGTCGAGAAGTCGTTCCGGGGATCGGACGCGCTGCTCGATCGACTCTTCGGAACCGACGAGCGCGTGCCGGCCGTCGACGGCGTCTCGCTCGCGTTGCAGCCGGGAGAGACCGTCGGCCTCGTCGGCGAGAGCGGCTGCGGCAAGTCGACGCTCGCGCGACTGATCGCGGGCCTCGAGGAGCCGACCGACGGCGCGGTCAGGCTCCACGGGACCGCCGTCGGCGGCGTCGACGCGCGGACCGACGACCAGCGCGCCGAGATCGGTGTCGTCTTCCAGCACCCCGGAACGAGTCTCGATCCGAAGCGGACAGTCGGGGAGTCGATCGCCGAGCCGCTGATCGAAGCCGGATGGGCCGCAACTCGGCGAGAGGACCGCGTCGACGAACTCCTCTCGCTCGTCGATCTCCCGCTCGAGTACGCCGACCGGTTCCCGCGCCAGCTCTCGGGCGGCCAGCGCCAGCGGGTCGCGATCGCTCGCGCGCTCGCGCTGGAGCCGTCCGTGCTCGTCCTCGACGAACCGACGGCGGCGCTCGACGTCTCGACGCAGGCGACGATCCTCAACCTGCTGGCTGATCTCCGGGACGAACTCGGGCTCGCGTGCCTGTTCGTCTCCCACGATCTGGACGTCGTTCGCCACGTCGCGGACCGCGTCGCGGTGATGTATCTCGGCCGACTCGTCGAGGTCGGCCGGACCGAGCGGACGCTCTCGAACCCGACGCACCCGTACACGGCGACGTTACTGGCGTCGCTTCCGGGCGACCGAGGCGACCCGATGCCGACGGCGGTCGAGGATCGAGACGCGCTCGCGGGCGACCCGCCGAGCCCGACCGATCCGCCCGCCGGCTGTGCGTTCCATCCCCGCTGTCCCGTCGCTACCGAAGAGTGTCGTCGCCGCGAGCCGCCCCTCGAGTCCGTCGGCGACGGAGCATCCGGGCCGTGTTCCCGGTGTCTGTACGCGCCGGAGTGGATCGAAGCGGGCGCAGATCCGCCGTCCGACGTCGATGCACCCGATCCCGGATCCGACGACGAATAG
- a CDS encoding zinc-binding dehydrogenase, with protein MSSEMTAYVIEEFGEPDAFERTTVDVPEPGPDEIRVEVVASSVNPVDYKIRQGAIPDFAPELPARLHCDVAGVVDAVGEDVDAFEAGDEVYGMPGGAGRQGALADYVVGNVGTFARAPESLPLSDAAALPVVALTAWELLTDKSSVADGDDVIVYGASGGVGHVGVQIADHLGAEVTATGSSEEKRELAERLGADATVDYTETDVEEYVAEHADGMGFDVVFDPIGDDHLETAFEAVRPYGSVVTTESSAAQDVDLAPMHENSLELGVVLVILPVLLGDRQERIGEELAEIAELVDDGAVEPHIDDRYSFDDVAEAHRRAESGDFVGKLLLVNE; from the coding sequence ATGTCTTCGGAGATGACCGCCTACGTGATCGAGGAGTTCGGCGAGCCGGACGCCTTCGAGCGAACGACCGTCGACGTCCCCGAGCCCGGACCGGACGAGATCCGCGTCGAGGTCGTCGCGAGCAGCGTCAACCCGGTCGACTACAAGATCCGGCAGGGGGCGATCCCGGACTTCGCACCGGAGCTCCCGGCGCGGCTCCACTGCGACGTCGCGGGTGTCGTCGACGCGGTCGGCGAGGATGTCGACGCCTTCGAGGCCGGCGACGAGGTCTACGGCATGCCCGGCGGCGCCGGCCGGCAGGGCGCGCTCGCCGACTACGTCGTCGGCAACGTGGGGACGTTCGCCCGCGCGCCCGAGTCGCTGCCGCTTTCCGACGCCGCGGCCCTCCCGGTCGTCGCGCTCACGGCGTGGGAGCTACTCACCGACAAATCAAGCGTCGCTGACGGCGACGACGTGATCGTCTACGGCGCCAGCGGCGGCGTCGGTCACGTCGGCGTCCAGATCGCCGACCACCTCGGCGCCGAAGTCACCGCGACCGGCTCGAGCGAGGAAAAGCGCGAACTCGCCGAACGGCTCGGCGCCGACGCGACCGTCGACTACACCGAGACGGACGTCGAGGAGTACGTCGCGGAACACGCCGACGGGATGGGCTTCGACGTCGTCTTCGACCCGATCGGCGACGACCACCTCGAGACGGCCTTCGAGGCGGTCCGACCCTACGGTTCCGTCGTGACGACCGAGTCGAGCGCGGCCCAGGACGTCGACCTCGCGCCCATGCACGAGAACTCCCTCGAGTTGGGCGTCGTGCTGGTCATCCTCCCGGTGCTGCTCGGCGACCGACAGGAGCGCATCGGTGAGGAACTCGCAGAGATCGCCGAGCTCGTCGACGACGGCGCCGTCGAACCCCACATCGACGACCGCTATTCGTTCGACGACGTCGCCGAGGCCCACCGGCGCGCTGAGTCCGGCGACTTCGTCGGGAAGCTCCTGCTGGTCAACGAGTAA
- the nikB gene encoding nickel ABC transporter permease has protein sequence MLRALLARLGSLAAVMATVSFVTFGFVSLTPGDPAYTILREQRQSPPSEREVAAFRAEHGFDEPFVVRYCSWLGDAVRGDLGTSYYQSEPVTSLLVEHLPNTLELALAATAVALVVAVPLGVVSAVHHETWIDRTGQIAALVGVSMPNFWLGYLLILVCSLRLGVTPVSGAGTLSHLVLPAITLGTGMAAVITRLVRTSMLEVLEAEYVTAARSKGVRERLVVYKHALRNALVPVVTIVGLQFGFVLNGAVVVEVVFQRPGLGTLLVDAIFARDYPIVQGVVLVTAFAFVVTNQLVDLAYVALDPRIERGGGGSDRR, from the coding sequence ATGCTACGAGCCCTACTCGCCCGACTCGGATCGCTCGCGGCGGTCATGGCGACCGTCTCGTTCGTCACGTTCGGCTTCGTTTCCCTCACGCCCGGCGATCCGGCGTACACGATCCTCCGAGAGCAGCGACAGAGCCCGCCGTCGGAGCGCGAGGTCGCGGCCTTCCGTGCCGAACACGGGTTCGACGAGCCGTTCGTCGTCCGCTATTGCTCGTGGCTCGGCGACGCGGTTCGGGGCGACCTCGGGACGTCGTACTACCAGTCGGAACCCGTCACGTCGCTGTTGGTCGAGCACCTGCCGAACACGCTCGAACTCGCGCTGGCGGCGACGGCCGTCGCGCTGGTAGTGGCCGTCCCGCTGGGCGTCGTCAGCGCCGTCCACCACGAGACGTGGATCGACCGGACCGGTCAGATCGCCGCGCTGGTCGGCGTCTCGATGCCGAACTTCTGGCTGGGCTATCTGCTGATCCTCGTCTGCTCGCTCCGGCTCGGAGTGACGCCCGTCTCTGGCGCCGGCACGCTTTCCCACCTCGTGCTCCCTGCGATCACGCTCGGTACCGGGATGGCCGCGGTCATCACCCGCCTCGTTCGCACGTCAATGCTCGAGGTCCTCGAGGCCGAGTACGTGACGGCCGCCCGTTCGAAGGGCGTTCGCGAACGGCTCGTCGTCTACAAACACGCGCTGCGAAACGCGCTCGTTCCCGTCGTGACGATCGTCGGCCTCCAGTTCGGCTTCGTCCTCAACGGCGCCGTGGTCGTCGAAGTCGTCTTTCAACGACCGGGACTGGGAACGCTGCTCGTCGACGCCATCTTCGCGCGCGACTACCCGATCGTGCAGGGAGTCGTCCTCGTGACGGCGTTCGCCTTCGTCGTGACGAACCAACTGGTCGATCTCGCGTACGTCGCGCTCGACCCACGGATCGAACGCGGCGGGGGAGGGAGCGATCGCCGATGA
- a CDS encoding HD domain-containing protein: protein MTTIKDSVHDHIRIDGVARDLLDTPELQRLRRIRQLGTVSLVYPSANHTRFEHSLGVYHLACEALEYLNVDGRQAERVHAAAILHDIGHGPFSHNLEPLTHRRTGRYHDDVHDLLTNGEIGSVLRDHDLAPDKIADLIAGDGRFGQLVSGELDVDRMDYLVRDAHHTGVPYGTIDHGRLVRELTFTDGELVLDEGNVQTAESLLVARALMNPAVYSHSVARISKAMLRRAAERLLDAPETDVDAATLQRMDDHDLIAALRSCSATETFSRRLDQRDLYKRAVWAEIDDVPGGIIEADHEAVREFEREIADDAAVDPECVIVDVQSRPSMKESTSRVIVNGDIRRLGQQSPLVEALRAAQYSQWRLGIYSPPEMRERVGRAAVDVLGLDIDGALVSEVRNGLDATLDQFVD, encoded by the coding sequence ATGACGACCATCAAGGACAGCGTGCACGACCACATCCGGATCGACGGCGTCGCGCGGGATCTCCTCGATACGCCCGAACTCCAGCGGCTCCGCCGGATCCGCCAGCTCGGGACCGTCTCCCTCGTCTATCCCTCCGCGAATCACACGCGCTTCGAACACAGCCTCGGCGTCTACCACCTCGCCTGCGAGGCGCTGGAGTACCTCAACGTCGACGGGCGACAGGCCGAGCGCGTCCACGCCGCTGCGATCCTCCACGACATCGGCCACGGGCCGTTCAGTCACAACCTCGAGCCGCTGACCCACCGGCGAACGGGCCGGTACCACGACGACGTGCACGACCTGCTGACCAACGGCGAGATCGGCTCGGTGCTTCGCGACCACGATCTGGCGCCCGACAAGATCGCGGACCTGATCGCGGGCGACGGACGATTCGGCCAGCTGGTCTCGGGCGAACTCGACGTCGACCGGATGGATTACCTCGTGCGGGACGCCCATCACACGGGCGTCCCCTACGGAACGATCGACCACGGCCGGCTCGTCCGCGAACTGACGTTCACGGACGGCGAACTCGTCCTGGACGAGGGGAACGTCCAGACCGCCGAGAGCCTGCTGGTCGCGCGGGCGCTGATGAACCCCGCCGTCTACAGCCACAGCGTCGCCCGGATCAGCAAGGCGATGCTTCGGCGGGCCGCCGAGCGCCTGCTCGACGCCCCCGAAACGGACGTCGACGCGGCGACGCTCCAGCGGATGGACGATCACGACCTGATCGCCGCCCTGCGCTCGTGTTCGGCGACGGAGACGTTCTCGCGCCGGCTGGACCAGCGGGATCTGTACAAACGGGCAGTGTGGGCCGAGATCGACGACGTGCCGGGTGGAATCATCGAGGCCGACCACGAAGCGGTCCGCGAGTTCGAGCGAGAGATCGCCGACGACGCCGCGGTCGATCCCGAGTGCGTCATCGTCGACGTCCAGAGCCGGCCGTCGATGAAGGAGTCGACCTCGAGGGTGATCGTCAACGGCGATATCCGCCGGCTGGGCCAACAGTCGCCGCTGGTCGAGGCGCTGCGCGCGGCCCAGTACTCCCAGTGGCGACTCGGCATCTACTCGCCCCCCGAGATGCGCGAGCGAGTCGGGCGGGCGGCCGTCGACGTCCTCGGGCTCGATATCGACGGCGCACTGGTCAGCGAGGTCCGGAACGGCCTCGACGCAACGCTGGATCAGTTCGTCGACTGA
- a CDS encoding ABC transporter substrate-binding protein codes for MTRDSRYATTRRTALKTTLGAATLSLTVAGCLSSDPDAADFRIGAPWKPTRDPLDGGTLLRRLGITEALVSVDYDATPAPGLATDWERVDERRWRFALREGVTFHDGTSLDASAAVESLRRTADATAFADVPIDSIEAEDETAVVVETETPFAPLPAHLSRDEAVVLSPDAIGDDGSIADPVGTGPFALESFRSGAEIRAARHDEYHGREPSLESVRYEVVEDDQTRRMKLESGELEMARILPQETVDPLDSDDGIDVHTYEVPRIRFLTFDTTSTPFDDRRVRRAVHRAIDRKAIAESILEGLDEPAVGPFSSTITDWANPDVDTDAHAVDPERARSLLSDAGWTTGSSDVRTRDSEKLAVEFLTYDARSLPLIAEAMQDHLAAVGIDVDVTTVEYSSMVDRVSQGSFDGYLTSWGIFRYPDPDRLTQLFHSTDATLHHGYENDRIDDLLEEARELTDRDARRERYHEVQSIVLEDAPIAVLTNFTNVVATVADVDGYEPHPTESRYGLESITVDED; via the coding sequence ATGACACGCGACTCGCGATACGCCACGACCAGACGAACCGCGCTGAAGACGACCCTCGGAGCCGCGACCCTGTCCCTGACCGTCGCCGGCTGCCTCTCGAGCGACCCCGACGCGGCCGATTTTCGGATCGGGGCCCCGTGGAAACCGACTCGAGACCCCCTCGATGGGGGCACTCTGCTCCGCCGGTTGGGGATCACCGAGGCGCTCGTCAGCGTCGACTACGACGCGACGCCGGCGCCGGGCCTCGCGACCGACTGGGAACGGGTCGACGAGCGCCGGTGGCGGTTCGCCCTCCGAGAGGGCGTAACGTTCCACGACGGGACCTCGCTCGACGCGTCGGCGGCCGTCGAATCGCTTCGCCGAACCGCCGACGCGACGGCGTTTGCCGACGTTCCCATCGACTCGATCGAGGCCGAAGACGAGACCGCCGTCGTCGTCGAGACCGAAACGCCGTTCGCCCCGCTGCCGGCGCACCTCTCTCGCGACGAGGCGGTCGTTCTCAGCCCGGACGCGATCGGCGACGACGGGTCGATCGCGGATCCCGTCGGTACCGGCCCGTTCGCCCTCGAGTCGTTTCGCTCCGGCGCCGAGATTCGAGCCGCCCGACACGACGAGTACCACGGTCGGGAGCCGTCGCTCGAGTCCGTCCGCTACGAGGTCGTCGAGGACGACCAGACGCGCCGGATGAAACTCGAGAGCGGCGAACTCGAGATGGCCCGTATCCTCCCCCAGGAGACCGTCGACCCGCTCGACTCCGACGACGGTATCGACGTCCACACCTACGAGGTGCCGCGGATCAGGTTCCTCACGTTCGACACGACGTCGACGCCGTTCGACGACCGGCGCGTTCGACGGGCCGTCCACCGCGCGATCGACCGGAAGGCGATCGCCGAATCGATTCTCGAAGGACTCGACGAGCCCGCGGTCGGCCCGTTTTCGTCGACGATCACCGACTGGGCGAACCCGGACGTCGACACCGACGCGCACGCGGTCGATCCCGAGCGCGCTCGCTCTCTGCTGTCGGACGCCGGCTGGACGACCGGCTCGAGCGACGTCCGCACCCGCGACAGCGAGAAACTGGCCGTCGAGTTCCTCACCTACGACGCCAGGAGCCTCCCGCTGATCGCGGAGGCGATGCAGGACCACCTGGCCGCGGTCGGGATCGACGTCGACGTGACGACGGTGGAGTACAGTTCGATGGTCGACCGCGTCAGCCAGGGCTCGTTCGACGGCTACCTCACGTCGTGGGGAATCTTCCGGTACCCGGATCCGGATCGACTCACCCAGCTGTTTCACTCGACGGACGCGACGCTCCACCACGGCTACGAGAACGACCGGATCGACGATCTGCTCGAGGAGGCCCGGGAACTCACCGATCGGGACGCGCGACGGGAGCGCTACCACGAGGTCCAGTCGATCGTCCTCGAGGACGCGCCGATCGCGGTCCTGACGAACTTCACGAACGTCGTCGCCACCGTGGCCGACGTCGACGGATACGAGCCGCACCCGACGGAATCGCGGTACGGACTCGAGTCGATTACGGTGGACGAAGACTAA
- a CDS encoding class I SAM-dependent methyltransferase: MTRSSNGDEDVKEVVRRYWNGRADSYDDDGISGVRADEQREAWLAVLRQWTGDPPRRALDLGCGTGTISLLLAELGHNVSGVDLTPEMLERARAKAREAGLSIDFGLGDAEALPVPDDAYDVVTARHLIWTLPNPSRAIREWRRVVRPGGRIVLLEGHWDFPEPWDEYREIHDDLPLYRGRPPGELVDFLADHGLERIEHEPLMDATLWGEDPEQELYVVGIDVPE, encoded by the coding sequence GTGACGCGCTCGTCGAACGGCGACGAGGACGTCAAAGAGGTCGTCCGGCGGTACTGGAACGGCCGCGCCGACTCGTACGACGACGACGGAATCTCCGGCGTCCGCGCCGACGAACAGCGCGAGGCGTGGCTGGCGGTGCTCCGACAATGGACAGGCGACCCGCCCCGCCGCGCGCTCGACCTCGGCTGCGGAACGGGGACGATCTCGCTGCTGCTGGCCGAGTTGGGCCACAACGTCTCGGGCGTCGATCTCACGCCCGAGATGCTCGAGCGCGCCCGAGCGAAGGCCCGGGAAGCGGGGTTGTCGATCGACTTCGGTCTCGGCGACGCCGAGGCGCTCCCGGTTCCCGACGACGCCTACGACGTGGTGACGGCGCGCCACCTCATCTGGACGTTGCCGAACCCTTCGAGGGCGATTCGGGAGTGGCGACGGGTCGTCAGACCCGGGGGTCGGATCGTCCTCCTCGAGGGTCACTGGGACTTCCCGGAGCCGTGGGACGAGTATCGAGAGATCCACGACGACCTGCCGCTGTACCGCGGTCGGCCGCCCGGCGAACTGGTCGATTTTCTCGCGGATCACGGACTCGAGCGGATCGAGCACGAACCGCTGATGGACGCGACGCTCTGGGGCGAAGACCCGGAGCAAGAACTGTACGTCGTGGGCATCGACGTTCCCGAGTAA